A genomic stretch from Pomacea canaliculata isolate SZHN2017 linkage group LG2, ASM307304v1, whole genome shotgun sequence includes:
- the LOC112558401 gene encoding ras suppressor protein 1-like — protein MAGKLKKVVDECRDSNNPELDLGDRGIVNMVEVPGLMDLKHLTRLTLCHNKIASLPASVANFLNLEILNLFNNVLEELPTTLSSMPKLRILNVGMNRLNSLPRGFGACPQLEVLDCTYNNLSEHSLPANFFCLDTLRALYMGDNDFEYIPPEIGRLKNLQILCFRENDLVALPKDVGELVRLRELHIQGNRLTVLPPELGNLDLVGTKQVFKADNNPWVAPIADQFQVGISHVFDYIRSDTYKFLYGRHITANAALPPKTNDKSRKISRICK, from the exons ATGGCAGGAAAACTGAAGAAGGTTGTTGATGAGTGCCGAGATTCAAATAATCCTGAGCTTGATCTTGGCGATCGGGGCATAGTCAACATGGTAGAGGTACCAGGACTGA TGGATTTGAAACACCTGACTCGACTGACACTGTGTCATAACAAAATAGCAA GTCTTCCTGCCAGTGTGGCGAATTTTCTCAATCTGGAAATCCTCAACCTTTTTAACAATGTTCTTGAG GAGTTGCCCACTACACTCAGCTCTATGCCTAAACTGAGAATTTTAAATGTTGG aatgAACCGTCTAAACAGTTTGCCACGTGGATTTGGTGCCTGCCCACAACTTGAAGTTTTGGACTGCACCTATAATAACCTCAGTGAACATAGTTTGCCAGCAAATTTCTTCTGTTTAG ACACTCTTAGAGCCCTTTACATGGGAGATAATGATTTTGAATACATCCCTCCTGAAATAGGACGTTTGAAAAATCTGCAGATT CTGTGTTTCCGTGAAAATGACCTTGTGGCTCTTCCTAAGGATGTAGGAGAACTGGTTCGACTAAGAGAGCTGCACATTCAGGGCAACAGACTGACTGTTCTCCCTCCTGAGCTGG GCAATCTGGACCTTGTCGGTACAAAGCAGGTTTTCAAAGCAGACAATAATCCCTGGGTAGCTCCAATTGCTGATCAGTTCCAAGTGGGCATCTCCCATGTCTTTGACTATATCCGCTCTGACACATACAAATT TCTGTATGGGCGTCATATTACTGCAAATGCAGCACTCCCACCAAAGACAAATGACAAGTCAAGGAAGATTAGCCgaatctgtaaataa
- the LOC112558400 gene encoding probable cytosolic iron-sulfur protein assembly protein CIAO1 homolog, translating into MMEIKEVCSLPGHEEVAWGVAWNPSGTLLASAGSDKVVRIWAQEGDKWVCKSVLADAHARTVRAVCWSPCGNYLASASFDATTSIWSRKGGEFECIATLEGHENEVKSVSWSSSGSLLATCSRDKSVWIWEVNDTEEYECASVLSAHVQDVKQVRWHPTKELLASCSYDDTIKMFKEDNDDWCCFTTLKSHTSTVWSIAFDKTGSRLASCSDDKTVKIWQEYLPGNPEGIATKDNEPVWKCVCTLGGYHNRAIYAIDWNHRTGDIVTADGDNYIRIFRENECSDKNAPTFDLVASVRQAHTQDVNSVSWNPVADLLASCSDDGSVKIWRIVTTQ; encoded by the exons atgatgGAAATAAAAGAGGTGTGTTCACTGCCAGGTCATGAAGAGGTTGCTTGGGGAGTTGCCTGGAATCCTTCTGGAACACTCTTAGCGTCAGCAGGCAGCGACAAGGTTGTTCGCATTTGGGCACAAGAAGGCGACAAATGGGTTTGCAAGTCAGTATTAGCTGATGCACATGCGCGTACGGTCCGTGCTGTTTGCTGGTCTCCATGTGGTAATTACTTAGCCAGTGCCAGCTTTGATGCCACAACATCTATTTGGAGCAGAAAAGGTGGGGAGTTTGAGTGCATTGCAACACTTGAAGGTCATGAAAACGAGGTCAAGAGTGTATCCTGGTCAAGTTCTGGAAGTCTCCTGGCCACTTGCAGTCGAGACAAAAGTGTCTGGATTTGGGAAG TGAATGACACAGAAGAATATGAATGTGCAAGTGTTTTATCAGCCCATGTGCAGGATGTCAAGCAAGTGCGATGGCACCCAACCAAGGAATTGTTAGCTTCATGCAGTTATGATGACACAATCAAG atgTTTAAGGAAGATAATGATGACTGGTGCTGCTTTACAACATTGAAATCACACACTTCAACGGTGTGGAGCATAGCCTTTGACAAGACAGGTAGTCGGTTAGCTTCATGTTCAGATGACAAAACTGTGAAGATTTGGCAGGAGTATCTCCCAGGTAACCCAGAGGGTATTGCTACCAAAGATAATGAACCagtgtggaagtgtgtgtgcACTTTGGGTGGCTATCATAACAGAGCTATATATGCCATTGATTGGAATCACAGGACAGGAGACATTGTCACAGCTGATGGTGACAATTATATTCGAATATTTCGTGAAAATGAATGCTCGGATAAAAATGCACCCACTTTTGACTTGGTGGCATCTGTGAGACAGGCACACACCCAAGATGTTAATTCTGTCTCTTGGAACCCTGTAGCAGATCTCTTGGCCTCTTGTAGTGATGATGGAAGCGTAAAGATCTGGAGGATTGTCACAACACAGTGA